One stretch of Paraburkholderia fungorum DNA includes these proteins:
- the aceF gene encoding dihydrolipoyllysine-residue acetyltransferase, producing the protein MSQAIEVKVPDIGDYKDIPVIEVLVKAGDTVEKEQSLVTLESDKATMDVPSSAAGVVKEVKVKVGDNVSEGVLIVVLEAAEGGAAAPAPAAAPAPAPAAAPAPAAAPAPAAAPAAGGGLQEVKVPDIGDYKDIPVIEISVKVGDRVEKEQSLVTLESDKATMDVPSSVAGVVKEVKVKVGDNVSEGSVIVVVEAEGGAAAPAAAPAPAAARPAAEKPSDAPATPSPAPAQPSALAQAPSIPAGEGGARHASHASPSVRKFARELGVDVTQVKGTGPKGRITQADVTAFIKGVMTGQRAAPAGAAAPAAAGGGLNVLAWPKVDFAKFGPVDPKPLSRIKKISGANLHRNWVMIPHVTNNDEADITELEALRVQLNKENEKAGVKITMLAFVIKAVVSALKKFPTFNASLDGDNLVFKQYFHVGFAADTPNGLVVPVIRDADKKGLVEIAKEMTDLSKAARDGKLKPDQMQGGCFSISSLGGIGGTNFTPIINAPEVAILGLSRGAMKPVWDGKQFVPKLMLPLSLSYDHRVIDGAEAARFNAYLGALLADFRRVIL; encoded by the coding sequence ATGAGTCAAGCGATCGAAGTCAAGGTGCCGGACATCGGCGATTACAAGGATATTCCTGTGATCGAGGTGCTGGTCAAGGCGGGTGATACCGTCGAGAAAGAGCAATCGCTCGTTACGCTGGAATCCGACAAGGCCACGATGGACGTGCCGAGTTCGGCAGCCGGCGTGGTCAAGGAAGTGAAGGTCAAGGTTGGCGACAACGTGTCGGAAGGCGTGTTGATCGTCGTGCTGGAAGCGGCTGAAGGTGGTGCGGCTGCGCCAGCGCCTGCGGCGGCTCCCGCTCCGGCGCCTGCTGCTGCACCGGCTCCGGCCGCTGCACCCGCACCCGCTGCGGCGCCTGCTGCAGGCGGTGGCCTGCAGGAAGTCAAAGTGCCGGATATCGGCGACTACAAAGACATTCCCGTGATCGAAATCTCGGTGAAGGTCGGCGATCGCGTCGAGAAAGAGCAGTCGCTGGTGACGCTCGAATCCGACAAGGCGACCATGGACGTGCCGAGCTCGGTCGCCGGTGTCGTCAAGGAAGTGAAGGTCAAGGTCGGCGATAACGTGTCGGAAGGCTCGGTGATCGTGGTGGTCGAGGCCGAGGGTGGTGCTGCTGCGCCGGCGGCTGCTCCCGCTCCCGCTGCGGCCCGGCCGGCTGCTGAAAAGCCGTCGGACGCGCCGGCGACCCCGTCGCCCGCACCGGCACAACCGTCCGCACTCGCCCAGGCTCCGTCGATTCCGGCGGGTGAAGGCGGCGCGCGTCATGCAAGCCACGCGTCGCCGTCCGTGCGCAAGTTCGCACGCGAACTCGGCGTCGACGTCACGCAGGTGAAGGGCACGGGTCCGAAGGGCCGCATAACGCAAGCCGACGTGACCGCGTTCATCAAGGGCGTGATGACGGGTCAGCGCGCTGCGCCGGCAGGTGCTGCTGCACCGGCTGCCGCAGGTGGCGGGTTGAATGTGCTGGCGTGGCCGAAGGTCGACTTCGCCAAGTTCGGTCCGGTCGATCCGAAGCCGCTGTCGCGCATCAAGAAGATTTCGGGCGCGAACCTGCATCGCAACTGGGTCATGATCCCGCACGTCACGAACAACGACGAAGCGGACATCACCGAGCTCGAAGCGCTGCGCGTTCAGTTGAACAAGGAAAACGAAAAGGCTGGCGTGAAGATCACGATGCTGGCGTTCGTGATCAAGGCTGTCGTGTCGGCCCTGAAGAAATTCCCGACGTTCAACGCGAGCCTCGACGGCGACAACCTCGTGTTCAAGCAGTACTTCCACGTGGGTTTTGCTGCGGATACGCCGAACGGTCTGGTCGTTCCGGTGATTCGTGACGCGGACAAGAAGGGTCTGGTCGAGATCGCGAAGGAAATGACCGATCTTTCCAAGGCTGCTCGTGACGGCAAGCTGAAGCCGGATCAGATGCAAGGTGGCTGCTTCTCGATTTCGTCGCTGGGCGGGATCGGCGGCACGAACTTCACGCCGATTATCAATGCGCCTGAAGTGGCGATTCTTGGTCTGTCGCGTGGCGCGATGAAGCCGGTTTGGGACGGTAAGCAGTTCGTGCCGAAGCTGATGCTGCCGCTTTCGTTGTCCTATGACCACCGTGTTATCGATGGGGCTGAAGCTGCGCGCTTCAATGCGTATCTTGGGGCGCTTCTTGCCGATTTCCGGCGTGTGATTCTTTGA
- the aceE gene encoding pyruvate dehydrogenase (acetyl-transferring), homodimeric type, which produces MSAVPDEVMKYVAAEKDEDPQETGEWLEALDGVISAVGPDRAHYLIEKQIEFARVHGEHLPFSANTPYINTIPVARQAKNPGDQDIEHRIRSYTRWNAMAMVLRAGKETNVGGHIASFASAATLYDVGYNHFWHAPSAEHGGDLIFVQGHSSPGVYSRAFLLGRLTEKQLDNFRQEVGGEGISSYPHPWLMPDFWQFPTVSMGLGPIMAIYQARFMKYMQARGIAKTDGRKVWAFLGDGETDEPESLGAIGMAGRERLDNLVFVINCNLQRLDGPVRGNGKIIQELESEFRGAGWNVIKVIWGSRWDALFQRDKSGALMRRMMEVVDGEYQTYKSESGAYVREHFFNTPELKALVAEWSDDDIWNLNRGGHDPHKIYAAFTEASNSQGQPTVILAKTIKGYGMGEAGQAMNITHQQKKMQVEQLKNFRDQFRLPITDEQIVDVPYLTFEEGSKELEYMRARRQDLGGYLPARRQKADSLPVPELSAFEPLLKGTGEGREISTTMAFVRILNILLKDKALGKRIVPIVPDESRTFGMEGLFRQIGIWNQQGQKYVPEDSDQLMFYRESETGQILQEGINEAGGMSDWIAAATSYSTHGEIMIPFYIFYSMFGFQRIGDLAWAAGDMRSRGFLLGGTAGRTTLNGEGLQHEDGHSLLWAASVPNCISYDPTFGYELAVIMQDGLRRMVADQEDVYYYITVMNENYEHPAIPQGEAVAADIIKGMYAFSKAEADAKAPRVQLMGAGTIFNEVIAAAELLKNDWGVAADLWSVPSFTELAREGHEVQRWNLLHPTEEKKLSHVEKLLKDAQGPVIASTDYVRALTEQIRAFVPQKFVVLGTDGYGRSDTREKLRHFFEVDRYWVTVAALNALADEGTIERKVVAEALKKYNLDPAKPNPMTV; this is translated from the coding sequence ATGTCCGCTGTACCCGACGAAGTCATGAAATACGTCGCCGCTGAAAAAGATGAAGATCCGCAGGAAACCGGCGAATGGCTGGAAGCGCTGGATGGCGTGATTTCTGCAGTAGGCCCCGACCGTGCCCACTACCTGATCGAAAAACAGATCGAGTTCGCACGCGTTCATGGCGAACACCTGCCGTTCTCGGCAAACACTCCGTACATCAATACGATTCCGGTCGCGCGTCAGGCGAAGAACCCCGGCGACCAGGACATCGAACACCGCATCCGTTCGTACACCCGCTGGAATGCAATGGCGATGGTGCTGCGCGCTGGCAAGGAAACCAACGTCGGCGGCCACATCGCGTCGTTCGCGTCGGCTGCCACGCTGTATGACGTCGGCTACAACCACTTCTGGCACGCGCCGTCCGCCGAACATGGCGGCGATCTGATCTTCGTGCAGGGCCACTCGTCGCCGGGCGTCTACTCGCGCGCGTTCCTGCTCGGCCGTCTGACCGAGAAGCAACTCGACAACTTCCGTCAGGAAGTGGGCGGCGAGGGCATCTCGTCGTACCCGCACCCGTGGCTGATGCCGGACTTCTGGCAGTTCCCGACCGTGTCGATGGGCCTCGGCCCGATCATGGCGATCTACCAGGCGCGCTTCATGAAGTACATGCAGGCGCGCGGCATTGCGAAGACCGACGGCCGCAAGGTCTGGGCTTTCCTCGGCGACGGCGAAACGGACGAGCCGGAATCGCTCGGCGCGATCGGCATGGCCGGCCGCGAACGTCTCGACAACCTGGTGTTCGTGATCAACTGTAACCTGCAGCGCCTCGATGGCCCGGTGCGCGGTAACGGCAAGATCATCCAGGAACTCGAAAGCGAATTCCGCGGCGCCGGCTGGAACGTCATCAAGGTAATCTGGGGCAGCCGCTGGGATGCGCTGTTCCAACGCGACAAGTCGGGCGCGCTGATGCGCCGGATGATGGAAGTGGTCGACGGCGAATACCAGACGTACAAGTCGGAGTCGGGCGCGTATGTTCGCGAACACTTCTTCAATACGCCGGAACTGAAGGCGCTGGTCGCCGAATGGTCCGACGACGACATCTGGAACCTGAATCGCGGCGGCCACGATCCGCACAAGATTTACGCAGCGTTCACGGAAGCGTCGAATTCGCAGGGCCAGCCGACCGTCATTCTCGCGAAGACGATCAAGGGCTACGGCATGGGCGAAGCCGGTCAGGCGATGAACATCACCCACCAGCAGAAGAAGATGCAGGTGGAGCAGCTGAAGAATTTCCGCGACCAGTTCCGTCTGCCGATCACCGACGAGCAGATCGTCGACGTGCCGTACCTGACGTTCGAAGAAGGCTCGAAGGAACTCGAGTACATGCGTGCCCGCCGTCAGGACCTCGGCGGCTATCTGCCGGCGCGTCGCCAGAAGGCCGACTCGCTGCCGGTGCCGGAACTGTCGGCATTCGAGCCGCTGCTGAAGGGTACGGGCGAAGGCCGCGAGATCTCCACGACGATGGCGTTCGTGCGGATCCTGAACATCCTGCTGAAGGACAAGGCACTCGGCAAGCGCATCGTGCCGATCGTGCCGGACGAGTCGCGTACCTTCGGTATGGAAGGCCTGTTCCGTCAGATCGGTATCTGGAATCAGCAAGGCCAGAAGTATGTGCCGGAAGATTCCGACCAGCTGATGTTCTACCGTGAGTCGGAAACCGGTCAGATCCTGCAGGAAGGCATCAACGAAGCCGGTGGTATGTCGGACTGGATCGCAGCCGCGACGTCGTACTCGACGCACGGCGAGATCATGATCCCGTTCTACATCTTCTACTCGATGTTCGGCTTCCAGCGTATCGGCGACCTGGCATGGGCCGCAGGCGACATGCGTTCGCGCGGCTTCCTGCTGGGCGGCACGGCTGGCCGCACGACGCTGAACGGCGAAGGTCTGCAGCACGAAGACGGCCACTCGCTGCTGTGGGCGGCTTCGGTGCCGAACTGCATCAGCTACGACCCGACGTTCGGTTACGAACTCGCGGTGATCATGCAGGACGGTCTGCGTCGCATGGTGGCGGATCAGGAAGACGTCTATTACTACATCACGGTGATGAACGAAAACTACGAGCACCCGGCGATTCCGCAGGGCGAAGCTGTAGCGGCCGACATCATCAAGGGCATGTACGCGTTCAGCAAGGCCGAGGCCGATGCGAAGGCGCCGCGCGTTCAGCTGATGGGCGCGGGTACGATCTTCAACGAAGTGATCGCCGCCGCCGAGCTGCTGAAGAACGACTGGGGCGTCGCTGCCGACCTCTGGAGCGTGCCGAGCTTCACCGAACTGGCTCGCGAAGGCCACGAAGTGCAGCGCTGGAACCTGCTGCACCCGACCGAAGAGAAGAAGCTCTCGCACGTCGAGAAGCTGCTGAAGGACGCACAAGGTCCGGTCATCGCATCGACCGACTATGTGCGCGCGCTGACCGAGCAGATCCGCGCGTTCGTGCCGCAGAAATTCGTCGTGCTGGGCACGGACGGCTACGGCCGTTCGGACACGCGTGAAAAGCTGCGTCACTTCTTCGAAGTCGACCGCTACTGGGTCACGGTTGCCGCGTTGAATGCACTGGCAGATGAAGGCACGATCGAACGCAAGGTCGTCGCCGAGGCGCTCAAGAAGTACAACCTTGATCCCGCCAAACCCAACCCGATGACCGTCTAA